The following proteins are encoded in a genomic region of Devosia lucknowensis:
- a CDS encoding LysE family translocator — translation MSWEFFVTTLVVVVSPGAGALYTVAAGLGRGSKASLWAAFFCTLGIVPHMIAAITGLAAVLHASALAFEIIKYFGVAYLLYMAWATLRDTGALAVEAQQERKSLRAMATEVVLMNLLNPKLSIFFFAFLPQFVPASSPDALPRMLELSGVFMAMTFVVFAFYGLFAAAIRGQVTSRPEIMTWMRRTFAAAFVALGAKLALTQQ, via the coding sequence GTGAGCTGGGAATTTTTCGTCACCACCCTTGTTGTCGTCGTGTCCCCCGGAGCCGGCGCGCTCTACACGGTCGCGGCCGGTCTCGGGCGCGGCAGCAAGGCCAGCCTCTGGGCGGCCTTCTTCTGCACCCTGGGCATTGTCCCGCACATGATCGCTGCGATTACCGGTCTTGCCGCCGTGCTGCATGCCAGCGCTCTGGCCTTCGAAATCATCAAGTATTTCGGCGTGGCCTACCTTCTCTACATGGCCTGGGCCACGCTGCGGGATACTGGTGCGCTGGCGGTCGAGGCGCAGCAGGAGCGCAAGTCGTTGCGCGCCATGGCCACCGAGGTGGTGCTGATGAACCTCCTCAATCCGAAGCTGTCGATCTTCTTCTTCGCCTTCCTGCCGCAGTTCGTTCCGGCAAGCTCTCCCGATGCACTGCCGCGCATGCTCGAGCTCAGCGGCGTGTTCATGGCCATGACCTTCGTGGTGTTCGCGTTCTATGGTCTTTTCGCTGCCGCCATCCGCGGGCAGGTGACCTCACGCCCCGAGATCATGACCTGGATGCGCCGAACCTTTGCCGCCGCATTCGTTGCCCTCGGCGCCAAGCTGGCCCTCACGCAGCAATAA
- a CDS encoding VOC family protein, whose product MYKPDGYTSLSPYLIVDDAQALLDFIKAVFDAEPHAVHRNDGSVAHAEVWIDDTILMLGEWKGSNAVAHVHVYVPDVMESFERARSAGGKVVQEPVRKDDPDLRGGIMDASGTTWWLSTRQA is encoded by the coding sequence ATGTACAAGCCGGACGGTTATACGAGCCTATCACCCTACCTGATCGTCGACGACGCCCAGGCCCTGCTGGATTTCATCAAGGCGGTGTTCGACGCCGAGCCGCATGCCGTGCACCGCAATGACGGCAGTGTGGCCCATGCCGAAGTGTGGATCGACGATACGATCCTGATGCTGGGCGAATGGAAGGGCAGCAATGCTGTCGCCCATGTGCACGTCTATGTGCCTGATGTAATGGAGAGCTTCGAACGCGCCAGGAGCGCCGGCGGCAAGGTTGTGCAGGAGCCAGTGCGCAAGGACGACCCCGACCTTCGCGGCGGCATCATGGACGCCTCGGGCACGACCTGGTGGCTGTCGACGCGCCAGGCATGA
- a CDS encoding DUF2934 domain-containing protein → MHTVDEDKIRDRAYQLWDQAGRPEGREQEFWYDAQRELAEEEDVDTSAEAAALDLPPLVPGRLS, encoded by the coding sequence ATGCACACCGTCGACGAGGACAAGATCCGCGACCGCGCCTACCAGCTTTGGGACCAGGCCGGACGGCCTGAAGGGCGCGAACAGGAATTCTGGTACGATGCCCAGCGCGAGCTGGCCGAAGAAGAGGATGTCGATACTTCGGCCGAGGCGGCGGCGCTCGATCTGCCGCCCTTGGTGCCGGGCCGTCTCAGCTGA
- a CDS encoding zinc-binding metallopeptidase family protein: MRLFSCSHCGNTLYFENAVCERCGHALGYSPDHGTLLSLEAKDGVWVSPALPDHAFVYCANAAHGACNWLIPAAPGGAIYCAACRHNDTIPPIGDPRNLLRWQTIERAKKRLVYSLIRLGLPLETRSEDPQHGLAFRFLAESAAPEPVMTGHDTGIITIALSEADDAEREYRRTSFNEPYRTLLGHFRHEIGHHYWDLLVRAQPAEEQFRRLFGDERTDYGQALQTYYAQGAAPDWPQFHISAYATAHPWEDFAETFAHLLHIIDTVEMAAAFGLRARPRTGDDALAIPPVTFDPYLEPDMATIIEHWIPLTSLLNNLNRAVGQADAYPFVLTPPVMDKLAFINALVHQAPALEQLKRLSRA, encoded by the coding sequence ATGCGACTGTTTTCCTGCTCCCATTGCGGCAACACCCTTTATTTCGAGAACGCGGTGTGCGAGCGCTGCGGCCACGCGCTGGGCTATTCCCCCGATCACGGCACCCTGCTCTCGCTCGAGGCCAAAGATGGGGTGTGGGTCAGTCCCGCCCTGCCCGATCACGCCTTCGTCTATTGCGCCAACGCCGCGCACGGCGCCTGCAACTGGCTGATCCCGGCCGCGCCCGGCGGCGCCATCTATTGCGCGGCGTGCCGCCACAACGACACCATTCCGCCCATCGGCGATCCGCGCAACCTGCTGCGCTGGCAGACCATCGAACGCGCCAAGAAGCGGCTCGTCTATTCGCTGATCCGCCTCGGCCTGCCGCTGGAGACGCGCAGCGAAGATCCCCAGCACGGCCTGGCCTTCCGTTTCCTGGCCGAAAGCGCCGCCCCCGAACCCGTCATGACCGGACACGACACCGGCATCATCACCATTGCGCTGAGCGAAGCCGACGACGCCGAGCGCGAATACCGGCGCACGAGCTTCAACGAACCCTACCGCACGCTGCTCGGACATTTTCGCCACGAGATTGGCCACCACTACTGGGACCTGCTGGTGCGGGCGCAGCCGGCCGAAGAGCAGTTCCGCCGGCTCTTTGGCGACGAGCGCACCGACTATGGACAGGCGCTACAGACCTACTACGCCCAGGGTGCAGCGCCCGACTGGCCGCAATTCCACATCAGCGCCTATGCCACGGCGCATCCCTGGGAGGATTTCGCCGAGACGTTCGCGCACCTGCTGCATATCATCGACACCGTGGAAATGGCGGCAGCCTTCGGCCTTCGCGCTCGCCCCCGCACCGGCGACGACGCGCTCGCCATTCCTCCCGTGACCTTCGACCCCTATCTCGAACCCGACATGGCGACGATCATCGAGCACTGGATCCCGCTGACGTCGCTGCTCAACAACCTCAACCGCGCCGTGGGCCAGGCCGATGCCTATCCGTTCGTTCTGACCCCGCCCGTCATGGACAAGCTGGCCTTCATCAACGCGCTGGTGCACCAGGCGCCCGCGCTGGAGCAGTTGAAGCGTCTCAGCCGCGCCTGA
- a CDS encoding RluA family pseudouridine synthase, translating to MADDTDFEFEGEPVEVVVDAAMAGGRLDAMLAKAHDALSRSRIKDLILSGAVAVDGKTVAEPKYRLRDGETIVLLAPPPDDPEPQPEDIPLDILYEDEHLIVINKPVGMVVHPAPGSPSGTLVNALIFHCGDSLKGIGGVKRPGIVHRLDKDTSGVMVAAKTEKAHKHLSEQFADHGRTGPLHRAYIAYAWGSTQSGMGTVDAPLGRDPGNRLKQAVLKSGREAITHYAVEARYGEPGWDITRIQCQLETGRTHQIRVHMAHIGHPLVSDLLYAPGFATKINKLPETVAAAVQALGRQALHAAELGFEHPATGEEMMFEAELPDDLQALDDALAPYDQVVRRG from the coding sequence ATGGCTGACGATACCGATTTCGAGTTTGAGGGCGAACCCGTCGAGGTTGTGGTGGATGCCGCCATGGCCGGCGGCCGGCTCGATGCGATGTTGGCAAAGGCGCATGACGCGCTAAGCCGCAGCCGTATCAAGGATCTGATCCTGTCGGGCGCCGTCGCGGTGGACGGCAAGACAGTTGCCGAACCCAAATACCGGCTCAGGGACGGGGAGACAATCGTCCTTCTTGCCCCACCCCCCGATGACCCCGAACCGCAACCCGAGGACATTCCGCTCGACATTCTCTACGAGGACGAGCACCTGATCGTCATCAACAAGCCGGTCGGCATGGTCGTCCATCCGGCGCCGGGTTCGCCTTCGGGCACGCTGGTCAATGCGCTGATCTTCCACTGCGGGGACAGCCTCAAGGGCATTGGCGGCGTCAAGCGGCCGGGCATCGTGCACCGGCTCGACAAGGATACGTCGGGTGTCATGGTCGCGGCCAAGACCGAGAAGGCGCACAAGCATCTGTCCGAACAGTTTGCCGATCACGGCCGTACGGGCCCCCTCCATCGTGCCTATATCGCCTATGCCTGGGGGTCGACCCAGTCGGGCATGGGCACGGTGGATGCGCCGCTCGGCCGCGATCCGGGCAACAGGCTCAAGCAGGCAGTGCTCAAGAGCGGCCGCGAGGCGATCACCCACTATGCGGTGGAAGCGCGTTATGGCGAGCCGGGCTGGGACATCACCCGGATCCAGTGCCAGCTCGAAACCGGACGGACTCACCAGATCCGCGTGCACATGGCCCATATCGGCCACCCGCTGGTCTCCGACCTGCTCTACGCGCCGGGCTTTGCCACCAAGATCAACAAGCTCCCCGAAACCGTCGCCGCGGCGGTGCAGGCCCTGGGCCGCCAGGCCCTCCATGCCGCCGAGCTGGGCTTTGAACATCCGGCCACGGGCGAGGAAATGATGTTCGAGGCCGAGCTCCCCGACGACCTGCAGGCGCTCGACGATGCGCTGGCACCCTATGACCAGGTGGTCAGGCGCGGCTGA
- a CDS encoding DUF6476 family protein: MSNPEPNKPGAADTELTPEALAMLGKARRSFAVSMGILLLGFMAIGVALVYRVMRDSPPPAIAAEVAVPEGAEILSALNTDGTIQVTFSAGGATMLNIYDAGTGELVRSVTIGTD; encoded by the coding sequence ATGAGCAATCCTGAACCAAACAAGCCCGGCGCGGCCGACACCGAACTGACGCCCGAAGCCCTGGCTATGCTGGGAAAAGCCCGCCGCTCGTTCGCGGTATCCATGGGCATACTGTTGCTGGGCTTTATGGCGATTGGTGTTGCGCTTGTCTATCGCGTGATGCGCGATAGCCCGCCGCCAGCCATCGCGGCCGAGGTTGCGGTTCCCGAAGGCGCCGAGATTCTTTCCGCGCTCAACACCGACGGCACCATCCAGGTGACCTTCTCGGCCGGCGGCGCCACCATGCTCAACATCTACGATGCCGGCACCGGTGAACTGGTGCGCAGTGTCACCATCGGCACGGATTAG
- a CDS encoding DUF1134 domain-containing protein, with product MLKRLAQLAATLLALVAVAVPAHAQGSLSDTFSGEELVESGREFFGSAAQGLASVVERAVSEYGQPNGYILGEEAGGALFIGAKYGEGTLYTRNAGQFKIFWQGPSIGLDVGGDGSKVMMLVYNLSSIQEILGRYPGIDGSAYVVGGVGMTVTKRGNVIVVPIRSGLGARLGINVGYLNFTSEPTWNPF from the coding sequence ATGTTGAAGCGTCTAGCCCAGCTTGCTGCCACACTGCTCGCCCTTGTCGCGGTGGCGGTGCCGGCGCATGCCCAGGGATCGCTGAGCGATACGTTCTCGGGCGAGGAGCTGGTCGAGAGCGGCCGGGAATTCTTCGGATCGGCCGCGCAGGGCCTTGCCTCCGTGGTCGAACGCGCCGTCAGCGAATATGGCCAGCCCAATGGCTACATCCTGGGCGAGGAAGCGGGCGGCGCTCTGTTCATCGGCGCCAAGTATGGCGAGGGCACGCTCTACACGCGCAATGCCGGCCAGTTCAAAATTTTCTGGCAGGGTCCCAGTATCGGGCTCGATGTCGGCGGCGACGGCTCCAAGGTCATGATGCTGGTCTACAACCTGTCCAGTATCCAGGAAATCCTCGGGCGCTATCCCGGCATCGACGGCTCCGCCTATGTGGTGGGCGGCGTCGGCATGACTGTCACCAAGCGCGGCAACGTCATCGTGGTGCCGATCCGCTCGGGTCTCGGTGCGCGTCTCGGCATCAATGTGGGCTATCTCAACTTCACCAGCGAGCCGACCTGGAACCCGTTCTGA
- a CDS encoding YHS domain-containing (seleno)protein: MIALVLPLLGLAGATVSPALAQSIVTWIRTDPLTGIALGGMDPVSYFTEPAPMPGRSEFEFSWMGAPFLFANEANMEIFKRHPEIYAPQFGGHGAMSMSRGFISDADPMIYTVYKQRLYLFYSASNREAFLLSPDAAALRAEQHWQVLSKTLSTR, from the coding sequence ATGATCGCCCTTGTTCTGCCGCTTTTGGGGCTTGCCGGCGCCACAGTCTCACCTGCGCTCGCACAGTCGATCGTCACCTGGATCCGCACCGACCCGCTGACGGGGATCGCCCTGGGCGGCATGGACCCGGTATCCTACTTCACCGAGCCTGCGCCGATGCCGGGACGTTCGGAATTCGAATTCAGCTGGATGGGCGCGCCGTTCCTTTTCGCCAACGAAGCGAACATGGAAATCTTCAAGCGGCATCCCGAGATCTATGCGCCGCAATTCGGCGGGCACGGGGCCATGAGCATGTCGCGCGGCTTCATCTCGGATGCCGACCCGATGATCTACACCGTCTACAAGCAGCGGCTCTACCTGTTCTACTCGGCCTCCAACCGCGAGGCGTTCCTGCTTTCGCCCGATGCGGCAGCGCTCAGGGCCGAGCAACATTGGCAGGTTCTGTCCAAAACGCTCTCGACCCGGTAG
- the chpT gene encoding histidine phosphotransferase ChpT — MDIIELKATDLAAMLCSRVCHDLINPIGAIGNGLEVLGDPNQSEMAEGARDLIASAAKQSRAKLEFARLAYGASSTAGTDIDTRECERVARILFEIEKADLEWNVPLILLPKHKAKLFMNMLLIAAGSVPRGGMVTASITGPAGEEKFEFTSRSDPEKRQKTLVPSGSAGLLSGMPEEGSVDARGIQPFYTGLLARMTDMDVNIGIENDVFFLTAVPKAKSEAA, encoded by the coding sequence ATGGATATCATCGAGCTCAAGGCAACCGACCTCGCCGCCATGCTGTGTTCCAGGGTCTGCCACGATCTCATCAACCCCATCGGAGCCATCGGCAATGGCCTTGAAGTGCTGGGTGATCCGAACCAGAGCGAAATGGCCGAAGGCGCGCGCGACCTGATTGCCAGCGCCGCCAAGCAGAGCCGCGCCAAGCTCGAATTCGCCCGCCTGGCCTATGGCGCCTCCTCGACCGCCGGCACCGACATCGACACCAGGGAATGCGAGCGCGTCGCCCGCATCCTGTTCGAGATCGAGAAGGCCGACCTCGAATGGAACGTGCCGCTGATCCTGCTGCCCAAGCACAAGGCCAAGCTGTTCATGAACATGCTGCTGATCGCCGCCGGTTCGGTGCCGCGCGGCGGCATGGTGACGGCCTCGATCACTGGCCCCGCCGGCGAGGAAAAATTCGAGTTCACCTCCAGGAGCGATCCTGAAAAGCGCCAGAAGACCTTGGTCCCCTCTGGCTCTGCGGGCCTGCTTTCCGGCATGCCGGAAGAAGGCAGCGTCGATGCCCGCGGCATCCAGCCGTTTTATACTGGCCTCCTGGCGCGGATGACCGATATGGACGTCAATATCGGCATCGAGAACGACGTGTTCTTCTTGACGGCCGTTCCCAAGGCAAAGTCCGAAGCCGCCTGA
- a CDS encoding response regulator — protein MRTCLIVDDSSVVRKVARRILEDLDYVVDEAEDGQEAIDKCRQEMPDAILLDWNMPIMSGLEFLKLLRAYVGGEKPRVIYCTVENDIGAIALALKAGANDYMMKPFDRLVLESKFQAAAA, from the coding sequence ATGCGCACCTGCCTGATCGTCGATGATTCCAGTGTCGTGCGCAAAGTCGCACGCCGCATTCTGGAAGATCTCGACTATGTCGTGGACGAGGCCGAGGACGGCCAGGAAGCCATCGACAAGTGCCGCCAGGAAATGCCGGACGCCATCCTGCTCGACTGGAACATGCCGATCATGAGCGGGCTGGAATTCCTCAAGCTGCTGCGCGCCTATGTCGGCGGCGAGAAGCCACGGGTCATCTACTGCACGGTCGAGAACGATATCGGCGCCATCGCCCTGGCTCTCAAGGCCGGCGCCAACGACTACATGATGAAGCCATTCGACAGGCTGGTGCTGGAATCCAAATTCCAGGCCGCGGCCGCCTGA
- a CDS encoding RNA polymerase sigma factor: MGDAAVQARRETDRAIATVWRLEQARLIAGLTRMVRDISLAEELAQEALMAAMRAWPETGVPRNPGAWLMQAGKRKAIDYFRHRKMAAGKLESLGRDMEDEVPDTETALHEQLDDDVGDDLLRLIFTSCHPILPAESRVALTLRLIGGLTTEEIARAFLANDTTIGQRIVRAKRTIAEAGVPFEVPRGADREERVASVLGVLYLIFNEGYSATSGEDWMRPQLCEEAMRMGRILTRLMPEEPEVHGLLALMELQHSRAKARTNAKGEPVLLPNQNRATWDQLMIRRGLAGLGTAQQLGGVAGPYTLQAAIAACHARARKAADTDWGQIAALYGLLNQVAPSPVIELNRAVAVSMAQGPEAALPIVEALRTTPALESYHLLYGVRGDLLRKLGRHAEANDEFRKAAGLTRNAREKAFLLSRAEEGV; encoded by the coding sequence ATGGGCGATGCTGCAGTGCAGGCGCGACGGGAAACCGATCGTGCCATCGCAACGGTCTGGCGCCTCGAGCAGGCCAGGCTCATCGCCGGACTGACGCGCATGGTGCGCGATATCTCCCTTGCCGAGGAACTGGCGCAGGAAGCGCTGATGGCCGCGATGCGCGCCTGGCCCGAAACTGGCGTGCCGCGCAATCCGGGCGCCTGGCTGATGCAGGCGGGCAAGCGCAAGGCCATCGACTATTTCCGGCACCGCAAGATGGCGGCCGGCAAGCTGGAAAGCCTCGGCCGCGACATGGAGGACGAGGTGCCTGACACCGAGACCGCGCTCCATGAACAGCTGGACGACGATGTCGGCGACGATCTCCTGCGCCTCATCTTCACCTCCTGCCATCCGATCCTTCCGGCTGAAAGCCGTGTGGCCCTGACGCTGCGATTGATCGGCGGGCTGACGACGGAGGAAATCGCGCGCGCCTTTCTGGCCAACGACACGACCATCGGCCAGCGCATCGTGCGCGCCAAGCGCACGATTGCCGAGGCAGGCGTGCCTTTCGAAGTGCCGCGCGGCGCCGACAGGGAAGAGCGCGTCGCCTCCGTGCTGGGCGTGCTCTATCTGATCTTCAACGAAGGCTATTCTGCCACCTCGGGCGAAGACTGGATGCGCCCGCAATTGTGCGAGGAAGCGATGCGCATGGGGCGCATCCTCACCCGGCTCATGCCGGAGGAGCCGGAGGTGCATGGTCTGCTGGCCCTGATGGAGCTGCAGCACTCGCGCGCCAAGGCGCGCACCAATGCCAAGGGTGAGCCGGTTCTCCTGCCGAACCAGAACCGGGCGACATGGGACCAGCTCATGATCCGCCGCGGCCTTGCTGGCCTGGGCACGGCACAGCAACTGGGCGGCGTGGCCGGACCCTATACGCTGCAGGCGGCCATCGCTGCCTGCCATGCGCGGGCCCGCAAGGCCGCGGACACGGACTGGGGGCAGATCGCGGCGCTCTATGGTCTCCTCAACCAGGTCGCGCCGTCGCCCGTCATCGAGCTCAACCGCGCCGTGGCCGTGTCGATGGCGCAGGGACCCGAGGCCGCGCTCCCGATTGTCGAAGCCCTGCGCACGACGCCGGCCCTGGAAAGCTACCACCTGCTCTATGGCGTGCGGGGCGATCTCCTGCGCAAGCTCGGGCGGCACGCCGAAGCGAACGACGAGTTCCGCAAGGCCGCCGGGCTCACGCGCAATGCACGCGAAAAGGCGTTTCTGCTGAGCCGGGCGGAAGAGGGCGTTTGA
- a CDS encoding alpha/beta fold hydrolase, with protein sequence MIRTLIAAATLVAAGPALAQSAPQGDYSSVNGMEMYYEVSGEGEPLIVLHGAYMNIPAMGDIIARLAETHKVYALETQGHGRTNDIDRPITYPNMAGDVAAFMDAVGIEKADVFGYSMGAATGLKLAIDHPEKVDQLVAASVSFDMQGGQPEFLAMIPSMAPEMFVGTPMEDAWKALSPDPDGFRPFVERMIALEHEPMAWGEAVAKLEVPVLIIAGDADMMTLEHLVEMFKLLGGGMAGDMGKPLSASRLAILPATSHTAVINQTDLLMGFIDPFLAGETPKGMFD encoded by the coding sequence ATGATCCGCACCCTGATTGCCGCCGCGACCCTCGTTGCTGCTGGCCCGGCACTCGCCCAGTCCGCGCCTCAAGGCGACTACTCTTCGGTCAACGGCATGGAGATGTATTACGAGGTTTCGGGTGAAGGGGAGCCGCTGATCGTGCTCCATGGCGCCTACATGAACATTCCGGCCATGGGAGACATCATCGCGCGCCTCGCCGAGACCCATAAGGTCTATGCGCTGGAAACGCAGGGTCACGGCCGCACCAATGACATCGATCGGCCGATCACCTATCCCAACATGGCCGGCGACGTCGCCGCCTTCATGGATGCGGTCGGCATCGAGAAAGCCGATGTCTTCGGCTATTCGATGGGTGCCGCCACCGGCCTGAAACTGGCCATCGACCACCCCGAAAAGGTTGATCAGCTGGTCGCGGCCTCGGTCTCGTTCGACATGCAGGGCGGCCAGCCCGAATTTCTCGCCATGATCCCGTCCATGGCGCCGGAAATGTTCGTCGGCACGCCGATGGAGGATGCCTGGAAGGCGCTTTCGCCCGATCCTGATGGCTTCCGTCCGTTCGTCGAGCGCATGATTGCGCTCGAGCACGAGCCCATGGCCTGGGGCGAGGCGGTCGCCAAGCTCGAGGTTCCGGTGCTGATCATTGCCGGGGACGCCGACATGATGACGCTCGAGCACCTGGTTGAAATGTTCAAGCTGCTCGGTGGTGGCATGGCCGGAGACATGGGCAAGCCGCTCTCGGCCTCGCGCCTCGCCATCCTGCCAGCGACCTCGCATACCGCCGTCATCAATCAGACCGATCTCCTGATGGGCTTTATCGACCCGTTCCTTGCCGGTGAAACGCCCAAGGGCATGTTCGATTGA
- the ctrA gene encoding response regulator transcription factor CtrA: MRVLLIEDDSATAQSIELMLKSESFNVYTTDLGEEGVDLGKLYDYDIILLDLNLPDMSGYEVLRTLRVAKVQTPILILSGLAGIEDKVRGLGFGADDYMTKPFHKDELVARIHAIVRRSKGHAQSVISTGDLMVNLDTKTVEVQGARVHLTGKEYQMLELLSLRKGTTLTKEMFLNHLYGGMDEPELKIIDVFICKLRKKLSVATGGKNYIETVWGRGYVLREPDENEVYSENVA, from the coding sequence ATGCGGGTACTCCTTATTGAGGACGACAGCGCTACGGCGCAGAGCATCGAGCTGATGCTGAAGTCCGAAAGTTTCAACGTCTACACCACCGATCTCGGTGAGGAAGGCGTCGATCTCGGCAAGTTATACGACTACGACATCATTCTGCTGGACCTGAACCTGCCCGATATGAGCGGTTACGAAGTCCTGCGGACCCTGCGCGTGGCGAAGGTGCAGACGCCGATCCTGATCCTTTCCGGTCTGGCCGGCATCGAGGACAAGGTGCGCGGTCTCGGCTTCGGCGCCGACGACTACATGACCAAGCCGTTCCACAAGGACGAACTCGTGGCCCGCATCCACGCCATCGTCCGCCGTTCGAAGGGCCATGCTCAGTCGGTCATTTCGACCGGCGACCTCATGGTCAACCTCGATACCAAGACGGTGGAAGTTCAGGGCGCCCGCGTGCACCTGACCGGCAAGGAATACCAGATGCTGGAGCTGCTTTCGCTCCGCAAGGGTACCACCCTCACCAAGGAAATGTTCCTCAACCACCTCTATGGTGGCATGGATGAGCCGGAACTGAAGATCATCGACGTCTTCATCTGCAAGCTGCGCAAGAAGCTCAGCGTTGCTACCGGCGGCAAGAACTACATCGAAACCGTCTGGGGCCGTGGCTACGTGCTGCGCGAGCCCGACGAGAACGAAGTGTACAGCGAGAACGTCGCCTGA